The following are from one region of the Phormidium sp. PBR-2020 genome:
- a CDS encoding DUF2157 domain-containing protein, giving the protein MASEKFRRQLRQESEVWWREGLIDAQLYETLATRYQFRDIEVNARSQFTTILISLGGILLGLGVITFVAANWMVWSREVKVVLLMATFLAINTIGFYLWRSPSENGLKKLGAALLLLGGLTLGANISLVSQMFHQSGELYELFLVWGLAVWVMALSLAMPALSMLSVLLLGFGYLRGMMHTMMAQDLTIYHLAILHMPLLSIALILPLAHRSRSRFTFGLGALLFSLSFLMNLTAFGNWRGEMAIVLPAALLWAYSVQSPKKWIEPSFQSIARKIALIWLAVVFYVLSFNAWASVSISPEMFRLSWGAHLLVEIILCSTLTIWLWLKLGRQWSQFSLLQERSLNTGVILIMLLLTAGSLYTHLNLAPLEVLAPLLFNILFFVLSIAAIRDGLALGSRRSFWSGMILLIIGIMTRTLEYNTGLMTKAVVFAACGVGVILAGLWFERNIHHHASTSHPQLQEHN; this is encoded by the coding sequence ATGGCTTCAGAGAAATTCCGCCGCCAACTTCGTCAGGAGTCCGAAGTCTGGTGGCGCGAGGGCCTAATTGATGCCCAACTGTATGAGACTCTAGCGACTCGCTATCAGTTTCGTGATATCGAGGTTAATGCTCGTAGTCAGTTCACGACGATCCTTATTAGTCTGGGGGGGATTCTCCTGGGCTTGGGGGTGATTACCTTTGTCGCCGCCAACTGGATGGTTTGGAGTCGCGAGGTTAAGGTGGTTCTGTTGATGGCAACGTTTTTGGCCATCAATACCATCGGTTTCTATCTATGGCGTTCCCCGTCGGAAAATGGGCTTAAAAAACTCGGGGCGGCCCTGCTGCTACTGGGGGGGTTAACCCTAGGGGCGAATATCTCCTTGGTATCCCAGATGTTTCATCAGAGTGGAGAACTCTATGAACTCTTTTTAGTCTGGGGGCTAGCGGTTTGGGTGATGGCTTTGAGTTTAGCGATGCCGGCCCTAAGTATGCTCTCAGTGCTGTTGCTGGGGTTTGGCTATTTACGGGGGATGATGCACACCATGATGGCCCAGGATTTAACAATCTACCATCTGGCGATTCTGCATATGCCCTTGTTGAGCATCGCCTTGATTCTACCTCTAGCTCATCGCAGTCGTTCTCGCTTTACTTTTGGCTTGGGGGCGTTACTGTTTAGCCTCTCCTTCCTGATGAATCTGACGGCGTTTGGAAACTGGAGAGGTGAGATGGCGATCGTGTTACCAGCGGCGCTTCTCTGGGCATACAGCGTTCAATCTCCTAAGAAATGGATTGAACCCTCATTTCAGAGTATCGCTCGTAAAATTGCCTTAATTTGGCTAGCTGTCGTCTTTTATGTCTTGTCGTTTAACGCTTGGGCTTCAGTATCCATCTCTCCAGAGATGTTCCGATTGTCCTGGGGCGCTCATCTGTTGGTGGAGATTATTCTCTGTTCGACTCTGACAATTTGGCTATGGTTGAAGCTCGGCCGTCAATGGTCTCAGTTTAGTCTGCTTCAAGAGCGATCGCTCAATACTGGGGTGATTCTAATCATGTTACTCCTGACGGCGGGCAGTCTATACACCCATTTAAACCTTGCCCCCTTGGAGGTTCTGGCCCCATTATTATTCAATATTCTCTTCTTTGTTCTCTCCATTGCCGCCATTCGTGATGGACTCGCGTTAGGGAGTCGTCGCAGCTTTTGGAGTGGCATGATCCTACTGATTATTGGGATTATGACCCGCACCCTCGAATACAACACCGGACTCATGACCAAAGCTGTGGTCTTTGCGGCCTGTGGCGTAGGTGTCATTTTGGCGGGACTCTGGTTTGAGCGTAATATCCACCATCACGCCTCTACCTCTCATCCTCAACTTCAGGAGCACAACTGA
- a CDS encoding GDYXXLXY domain-containing protein, translating to MTEDLIPNPVETQPEIEVQQKPRGLSQWRFWLPLLFQGFLILAVPARDAHTVITGTPVVLQTAPVDPYDMLRGYYQTLSYEISQRHRLQELPGGNELFNTPLYGDRHFDFYVILEEPSEVAAPGERPLPWVPVAVSAERPDDLASNQIALRGQHRNWQIVYGLERYYMPEDQRNDINNRISQIQMEEPESFVVQVKVSDRAHAVPISLWVGEENYEF from the coding sequence ATGACAGAAGATTTAATCCCCAACCCCGTGGAGACTCAACCCGAGATTGAGGTTCAACAGAAACCCCGTGGCCTTTCTCAATGGCGGTTTTGGCTCCCCTTACTGTTCCAAGGATTCCTAATTCTAGCGGTTCCCGCCCGCGATGCCCATACGGTAATTACCGGAACTCCCGTGGTGTTACAAACGGCACCGGTTGACCCCTATGATATGTTGCGGGGCTATTATCAAACCCTCAGTTATGAGATTTCCCAACGCCACCGACTCCAGGAACTTCCCGGCGGCAATGAACTGTTTAATACTCCCCTCTATGGCGATCGCCATTTTGACTTCTACGTGATTCTCGAAGAGCCAAGCGAAGTCGCCGCCCCCGGAGAACGTCCACTCCCCTGGGTTCCCGTCGCTGTCAGTGCTGAGCGTCCTGATGATTTAGCCTCTAATCAAATTGCCTTGCGAGGGCAACATCGCAATTGGCAAATTGTCTATGGTTTGGAACGGTATTATATGCCGGAAGACCAACGCAATGACATCAATAATCGAATCAGCCAAATTCAGATGGAGGAACCGGAATCGTTTGTGGTTCAAGTTAAGGTGAGCGATCGCGCTCATGCGGTTCCGATTAGTTTATGGGTAGGGGAGGAGAATTATGAGTTTTAG
- a CDS encoding cysteine synthase A codes for MDIQNGFVGTVGNTPLIRLNSFSDETGCEILGKAEFLNPGGSVKDRAALYIIEDAEAQGYLKPGGTVVEGTAGNTGIGLTHICNAKGYKCLIIIPETQSQEKMDTLRTLGAEVRPVPAVPYRDPNNYVKLSGRLAEEMDNAIWANQFDNLANRRAHYETTAPEIWAQTDGNIDAWVSATGTGGTYAGAAMFFKEKNPKVKCVVADPMGSGLYSYVKTGKIDTSGSSITEGIGNSRITANMEGAPIDDAIQIDDTEALRVVYQLLRQDGLFMGGSVGINVGAAVALAKELGPGHTIVTVLCDSGSRYQSRLYNPDWLAAKGLALSS; via the coding sequence ATGGATATCCAGAACGGCTTTGTCGGCACCGTCGGCAACACTCCCCTGATTCGTCTCAACAGCTTTAGTGATGAAACAGGGTGCGAAATCCTCGGAAAAGCCGAATTTCTCAATCCGGGTGGCTCCGTTAAAGACCGGGCCGCTCTCTATATTATCGAAGATGCCGAAGCTCAAGGGTATCTCAAGCCTGGTGGAACCGTCGTCGAAGGTACAGCCGGCAACACCGGGATTGGACTAACCCATATTTGTAACGCAAAAGGCTATAAATGCCTCATTATCATCCCAGAAACCCAGTCTCAGGAAAAAATGGACACCCTCCGCACCCTAGGGGCCGAGGTGCGGCCGGTTCCAGCAGTTCCTTACCGCGATCCCAATAACTACGTCAAACTCTCGGGCCGTCTCGCCGAGGAGATGGACAACGCCATCTGGGCCAATCAGTTTGATAACCTCGCCAACCGTCGGGCCCATTATGAAACCACGGCCCCAGAAATTTGGGCCCAAACCGACGGCAACATTGATGCCTGGGTTTCGGCCACAGGAACGGGGGGAACCTATGCGGGAGCGGCGATGTTTTTTAAAGAGAAAAACCCCAAGGTCAAATGTGTGGTGGCTGACCCCATGGGGAGTGGTTTATACAGCTATGTGAAGACCGGCAAAATCGACACCAGCGGCAGTTCCATTACGGAAGGGATTGGCAATAGTCGCATTACCGCCAATATGGAGGGCGCACCCATTGATGATGCCATTCAGATTGACGATACAGAAGCCCTGCGAGTCGTCTATCAACTTCTGCGTCAGGATGGCTTATTCATGGGCGGTTCTGTGGGCATCAATGTCGGGGCGGCGGTGGCCTTAGCGAAGGAACTCGGGCCCGGTCATACCATTGTCACGGTGTTATGCGATAGTGGCTCGCGCTATCAGTCGCGATTGTATAACCCAGACTGGCTAGCGGCTAAGGGTCTGGCCCTGTCAAGTTAA
- the ftsH2 gene encoding ATP-dependent zinc metalloprotease FtsH2, whose translation MKFSWRVALLWAMPLLVIGFFLWQGAFSSSAVTSGGNAATTRMSYGRFLDYLDSGRVTSVDLYEGGRTAIVEARDLDLDNRLQRLRVDLPANDPQLITRLREANVSLDTHPPRNDGAIWGVLGNLIFPILLIAGLFFLFRRSSNAPGGPGQAMNFGKSKARFQMEAKTGILFDDVAGVDEAKEELQEVVTFLKKPERFTAVGARIPKGVLLVGPPGTGKTLMAKAIAGEAGVPFFSISGSEFVEMFVGVGASRVRDLFKKAKENAPCIIFIDEIDAVGRQRGAGIGGGNDEREQTLNQLLTEMDGFEGNTGIIIIAATNRPDVLDSALLRPGRFDRQVSVDAPDIRGRLSILDVHARNKKLDPSVSLDAIARRTPGFTGADLANLLNEAAILTARRRKEAVTMAEIDDAVDRVVAGMEGTPLVDSKSKRLIAYHEVGHAIVGTLVKDHDPVQKVTLVPRGQARGLTWFVPSEDQTLISRSQIRARISGALGGRAAEDVIFGDAEVTTGAGNDLQQVTNMARQMVTRFGMSDLGPMSLESQSSEVFLGRDLMTRSEYSEDIASRIDAQVRAIVEQCYEEACSLIRNNRAVMDRLVDLLVEKETIDGEEFRQIVAEYTHVPEKEQFVPTL comes from the coding sequence ATGAAATTTTCTTGGAGAGTCGCCCTGCTGTGGGCTATGCCATTATTGGTCATTGGCTTCTTTCTTTGGCAGGGGGCCTTCTCGTCCTCAGCCGTCACCAGTGGTGGGAATGCCGCCACCACCCGTATGAGTTATGGTCGTTTCCTCGACTATCTCGATTCCGGACGGGTAACCAGTGTTGACCTCTACGAAGGCGGACGGACTGCCATCGTGGAAGCTCGGGACCTTGACCTGGACAATCGTCTGCAACGGCTGCGGGTTGACCTTCCCGCCAATGACCCGCAACTCATTACGCGACTGCGGGAAGCCAATGTTAGCCTCGATACCCATCCTCCTCGCAATGATGGAGCAATCTGGGGCGTGTTGGGGAATCTCATTTTCCCGATTCTGCTGATTGCTGGTTTGTTCTTCCTGTTCCGCCGTTCAAGCAATGCTCCCGGTGGCCCAGGACAAGCCATGAACTTCGGTAAATCCAAGGCCCGTTTCCAAATGGAAGCCAAAACCGGCATTCTCTTTGATGATGTGGCGGGTGTGGATGAAGCCAAAGAGGAATTACAAGAAGTTGTAACCTTCCTTAAGAAACCCGAACGCTTCACCGCTGTGGGTGCGCGGATTCCTAAAGGGGTGCTGTTGGTTGGCCCTCCGGGAACCGGTAAAACCCTGATGGCGAAAGCGATCGCCGGTGAAGCGGGTGTCCCCTTCTTCAGCATCTCCGGTTCAGAATTTGTGGAGATGTTCGTCGGGGTGGGTGCATCTCGGGTGCGCGACCTCTTCAAGAAAGCCAAAGAAAACGCCCCTTGTATCATCTTCATCGATGAGATTGACGCCGTCGGTCGTCAACGGGGTGCTGGCATCGGTGGTGGTAATGATGAACGGGAACAAACCCTGAACCAACTCCTGACCGAAATGGATGGGTTCGAGGGCAATACGGGAATTATTATTATCGCGGCAACGAACCGCCCCGATGTGCTGGATTCGGCTCTGTTACGTCCTGGTCGCTTTGACCGCCAGGTGTCGGTGGATGCCCCGGATATTCGCGGTCGTCTCTCGATTCTCGATGTCCATGCTCGTAACAAGAAGTTAGATCCGTCCGTGTCGTTGGATGCGATCGCCCGTCGTACTCCTGGCTTCACAGGGGCGGACTTAGCCAACCTTCTCAACGAAGCCGCCATTCTCACGGCCCGTCGTCGCAAGGAAGCCGTCACCATGGCCGAAATTGACGATGCAGTGGACCGGGTGGTCGCCGGGATGGAAGGAACGCCGCTCGTTGATAGTAAGAGCAAGCGGCTGATTGCCTATCATGAGGTGGGCCATGCGATCGTGGGAACTCTGGTTAAAGACCATGACCCGGTGCAGAAAGTTACCCTGGTTCCTCGTGGCCAAGCCCGAGGTCTAACCTGGTTTGTCCCCTCGGAAGACCAAACCCTAATTTCTCGGTCTCAGATTCGCGCTCGTATTTCTGGGGCCTTGGGGGGACGTGCTGCTGAAGATGTGATTTTCGGTGATGCAGAAGTCACCACGGGTGCAGGGAATGACTTGCAACAGGTGACGAATATGGCTCGTCAGATGGTGACCCGCTTCGGAATGTCGGATCTCGGTCCTATGTCTCTGGAGAGTCAATCCTCTGAGGTGTTCTTAGGTCGTGATTTGATGACACGCTCGGAGTATTCCGAGGATATCGCCTCTCGGATTGATGCTCAGGTACGGGCGATCGTGGAGCAATGTTACGAGGAGGCGTGCAGTCTCATTCGTAACAATCGCGCGGTTATGGATCGTCTGGTGGATCTGTTGGTGGAGAAAGAAACCATCGACGGGGAAGAGTTCCGGCAGATTGTGGCGGAATACACCCATGTTCCTGAGAAAGAACAGTTTGTGCCAACACTGTAG
- the ndhM gene encoding NAD(P)H-quinone oxidoreductase subunit M codes for MLLKSTTRHIRIFTAEIEGRDIVPSPDKLTIDIDPDNELVWTDETVQRVYDKFEELVAASAGQDLSEYNIRRIGSDLEHFVRSMLQQGDLSYNLGAPVRNYSLGLPRVDENENPLTQSPA; via the coding sequence ATGCTGCTAAAATCCACGACCCGCCACATTCGCATTTTTACGGCTGAAATTGAAGGGAGAGATATTGTCCCTAGCCCCGATAAACTCACCATTGACATCGATCCTGATAATGAACTGGTTTGGACTGATGAGACGGTGCAACGAGTCTATGACAAGTTTGAGGAATTGGTCGCCGCCAGTGCCGGTCAGGATTTAAGCGAGTACAATATCCGTCGCATTGGCTCAGATTTAGAACATTTTGTGCGTTCAATGTTGCAGCAGGGAGATCTCAGCTATAACCTGGGTGCGCCGGTGCGCAACTACAGTCTCGGACTGCCGCGAGTGGACGAAAACGAAAACCCTCTCACTCAGTCTCCTGCCTAG
- a CDS encoding cytochrome c biogenesis protein CcdA, with amino-acid sequence MVNPQDSSVLSKSRQDKPPLKAAKRWWPYLVLGTLALVLVITFGASLGRPLEHLISSVEHRYQQWFQQQNTAHPPVLLTLAFTGGLLASISPCILALLPVNLSYIGTLNINSRWDAFKKAGLFVLGSVTILSLFGLVSSFAGAVMVDYRGYINIAVGLLMALMALWLLGVIQLPLPQTNIHLPKAGPYGVGLTFALVSSPCASPVLFAVLAAAAATGSQMLGTLTMVSYALGYTAVIFLASLFTGLAKQSRQILKHSEAVIRFGTVALMLTGVYYLWTGTRWFIGS; translated from the coding sequence ATGGTAAACCCCCAAGACTCCTCAGTCCTGTCCAAATCCCGTCAAGACAAACCTCCCCTCAAAGCCGCGAAACGATGGTGGCCCTACCTGGTGTTAGGAACCCTGGCCTTAGTTCTCGTCATCACGTTCGGGGCCAGTCTGGGGCGGCCGTTGGAACATCTCATCTCATCCGTTGAACATCGGTATCAGCAATGGTTCCAACAACAAAACACCGCTCATCCTCCTGTCCTGCTGACCTTAGCCTTCACTGGAGGGTTGCTAGCGAGCATTTCCCCCTGTATTTTAGCTCTGTTGCCGGTCAATCTCAGCTATATCGGCACCCTTAACATTAACTCCCGCTGGGATGCCTTCAAAAAAGCCGGGTTATTCGTATTGGGGTCAGTGACCATTTTGAGTCTGTTTGGCTTAGTCTCGTCCTTCGCCGGGGCCGTCATGGTGGACTACCGAGGCTATATCAACATCGCCGTTGGCTTACTCATGGCCCTGATGGCATTATGGCTTCTGGGGGTGATTCAACTCCCCCTACCCCAAACCAATATACATCTTCCGAAAGCGGGTCCCTATGGCGTTGGGCTGACCTTTGCCCTCGTCAGTTCCCCCTGTGCCAGTCCCGTGTTATTTGCCGTTCTAGCCGCAGCGGCCGCGACGGGTTCCCAAATGCTAGGAACCCTCACCATGGTCAGCTATGCCCTGGGCTATACAGCTGTGATTTTCCTGGCCAGTTTGTTCACGGGGTTAGCCAAACAAAGCCGGCAGATCCTGAAGCATTCCGAGGCAGTCATTCGCTTTGGAACAGTCGCGTTGATGTTGACCGGAGTCTATTATCTTTGGACTGGAACTCGCTGGTTTATCGGCAGCTAG
- a CDS encoding DUF4340 domain-containing protein, with the protein MKLKRSTQVLLLLAVIFGGGVLLYEGAIAPEFERQRQEEQRAFRFEASAIRQMTLTRADYTVQLTKLDEPLEIPSEDETRFTTTDWQSVMLEDGEPQGEANPANDAYVSFLLMVLENARSDRPIVTTADNLGEYGLESPRARLRIELDDGEVQELWVGDRDFTGSFVYGWVRSGDEILGDTLNEEAEEDTESEEAQETTDSREVSVILLPLNVENAVNRSREDWQAQPLPASPEEDTPLDEPEEVTPEEVTPPDEPAEEILQEETPQEETPQEETPQEETPQEETPQEVIPPDESETEAAEESESPETEETGED; encoded by the coding sequence ATGAAATTAAAGCGATCGACTCAGGTGTTGTTGCTGTTGGCGGTGATTTTTGGCGGTGGGGTGCTGTTGTATGAGGGGGCGATCGCCCCGGAGTTTGAGCGTCAACGTCAGGAGGAACAACGGGCCTTTCGCTTTGAGGCGAGTGCGATTCGCCAGATGACGCTGACTCGGGCCGACTATACGGTGCAGTTAACGAAGCTTGATGAGCCGTTGGAGATCCCGTCGGAGGATGAAACTCGTTTCACTACAACGGATTGGCAGTCTGTGATGCTGGAGGATGGGGAACCCCAGGGGGAGGCTAACCCGGCCAATGATGCCTATGTTTCGTTTCTGTTGATGGTGTTGGAGAATGCTCGCAGCGATCGCCCCATTGTGACGACGGCGGATAATCTCGGGGAGTATGGCTTAGAAAGTCCTCGCGCTCGCCTTCGCATTGAGTTGGATGATGGCGAGGTTCAGGAGTTGTGGGTGGGCGATCGCGATTTTACGGGCAGTTTTGTCTATGGATGGGTTCGATCGGGAGATGAGATTCTCGGGGACACCCTGAATGAGGAAGCAGAGGAGGACACTGAATCTGAGGAGGCGCAGGAGACGACCGACTCCCGTGAGGTGTCTGTTATCCTCTTACCCCTCAATGTCGAAAATGCGGTGAATCGCTCCCGTGAGGATTGGCAGGCTCAACCCCTACCTGCTTCTCCAGAAGAGGACACTCCTCTAGATGAGCCGGAAGAGGTAACCCCTGAAGAGGTAACCCCTCCAGATGAGCCGGCAGAGGAGATACTTCAAGAGGAAACACCCCAAGAGGAAACACCCCAAGAGGAAACACCCCAAGAGGAAACACCCCAAGAGGAAACACCCCAAGAGGTAATCCCTCCAGATGAGTCTGAGACTGAAGCAGCGGAGGAGTCCGAGTCTCCTGAGACGGAGGAGACTGGGGAGGATTGA
- a CDS encoding DUF2442 domain-containing protein, with protein sequence MIPPRINAAKVIEDYKLLVEFDNGEIRKYDASKLLDNPMFALLNNPAFFRNFQVEPGGYALVWNEDIDISEYELWQHGTSVADEDSSSHLESLHFER encoded by the coding sequence ATGATACCACCTCGAATTAATGCCGCCAAAGTGATTGAAGATTATAAACTTTTGGTTGAATTTGACAATGGAGAGATACGGAAATATGATGCCTCTAAATTATTAGATAATCCCATGTTTGCTCTCTTAAACAATCCCGCGTTTTTTAGGAACTTTCAGGTCGAACCTGGAGGATATGCGCTAGTTTGGAATGAGGATATCGACATTAGTGAATACGAACTGTGGCAGCATGGAACTTCTGTCGCTGATGAAGATAGTTCTAGTCATCTTGAAAGTTTGCATTTCGAGCGTTAA
- a CDS encoding nucleotidyltransferase family protein, with protein MTLFATLQNKREQILDIAAKHGAYNVRVFGSVVRGEDTPDSDIDFLIDYDLEKITPWFPVGLIHDLRDFLGRDVDVVAAKSLHHYIKDRVLSEAKPL; from the coding sequence ATGACGCTGTTCGCAACCTTGCAAAACAAACGAGAGCAAATTTTGGACATTGCCGCCAAGCATGGAGCCTACAATGTCCGGGTGTTTGGCTCGGTGGTGCGAGGTGAAGATACCCCAGACAGCGACATCGATTTTTTGATTGACTACGACTTAGAAAAAATCACGCCGTGGTTTCCGGTGGGGTTGATTCACGATTTGCGGGACTTTTTAGGGCGGGATGTGGATGTGGTGGCCGCTAAGTCGTTACACCACTACATTAAAGATCGGGTACTGTCGGAGGCCAAGCCCTTATGA
- a CDS encoding DUF4160 domain-containing protein — MPEITRFYGIVIKMFFGDHSPPHFHAIYGEYNALISIESLELIEGDLPRRAEKMVLEWARLYQKELLQIWTSQEFIKLPPLN, encoded by the coding sequence ATGCCAGAAATCACCCGATTTTATGGAATAGTCATAAAAATGTTCTTTGGTGATCACTCTCCACCTCACTTTCACGCAATTTATGGTGAGTATAATGCTTTGATTAGTATTGAGTCTCTAGAACTCATCGAAGGAGATTTACCACGACGTGCCGAAAAAATGGTACTCGAGTGGGCAAGATTGTACCAGAAAGAACTGCTCCAAATTTGGACAAGCCAAGAATTTATCAAGTTGCCACCTTTGAATTGA
- a CDS encoding redoxin domain-containing protein, whose product MKVRYLANISIASILGLGLAFGCANPCAGQDAPAGVTDPCAGDPCAGDPCAGDPCAGDPCAGDPCAGDPCAGNSYASVGGPLASELHGKPVVVDVFATWCAACENIAPTLAQLKQDYDETVSFVILDVSDRSTTAEAEAKAKELGLQEFLEANKSQTGMLTIVEPETGRILAQHRNNPNLEDYTTVLDPVIQ is encoded by the coding sequence ATGAAAGTCCGTTATCTAGCTAACATTTCCATTGCCTCCATCCTGGGTTTAGGACTGGCATTTGGCTGCGCGAACCCCTGTGCGGGACAAGATGCCCCAGCCGGGGTCACAGACCCCTGTGCTGGAGACCCCTGTGCCGGAGACCCCTGTGCTGGAGACCCCTGTGCCGGAGACCCCTGTGCTGGAGACCCCTGTGCCGGAGACCCCTGTGCTGGAAACTCCTACGCGTCAGTGGGAGGGCCCTTAGCCTCCGAATTGCATGGGAAACCTGTTGTAGTTGATGTATTTGCCACTTGGTGTGCCGCCTGCGAGAATATCGCACCGACGTTGGCACAACTCAAACAAGACTATGACGAGACAGTTAGTTTCGTGATCTTGGATGTCAGCGATCGCAGCACCACTGCTGAAGCAGAGGCCAAGGCCAAGGAACTCGGCTTACAGGAATTTCTAGAGGCCAACAAGTCGCAAACAGGGATGTTAACCATTGTCGAACCCGAGACCGGACGAATTCTAGCCCAGCACCGAAACAATCCCAACCTAGAGGACTACACCACCGTATTAGATCCGGTCATCCAATAG
- the proS gene encoding proline--tRNA ligase — protein MRLSQMLLVTLREDPAEAEIPSHKLLLRAGYIRRVASGVYAYLPLMWRVLQKVSAIVREEMNATGAQECLLPQLQPSELWQESGRWETYTKAEGIMFALTDRQGREMGLGPTHEEVITAIARDCIQSYRQLPLHLYQIQTKFRDEIRPRFGLMRGREFIMKDGYSFHTDEDSLKQTYADMDQAYRNIIRRCGLAFQAVEADSGAIGGSGSQEFMVLAEAGEDEVLYVEDGSYAANVEKAVSLPPDAEPSPFSSYEKRDTPDTATIASVCEYLNCSPTQVVKNVLYQAVYDTGITVLVLVSIRGDRDVNEVKLQNELTRRAGDYKANALISLEVPDAEAQQKWAAKPLPLGYIAPDLNDDCIQSQKQLHPKFLRLGDTTVKDLTNFVTGANETGYHVVGANWGQQFTCPALLDLDKAMAGDRSLKNPQLTLQTARGIEVGHIFQLGTKYSQALGAMFTDENGKGNPLVMGCYGIGVSRLAQSAVEQSHDKDGIIWNPAIAPYHAIITVPNINVEEQMQVAEQLYAELNAAGVETLLDDRKERAGVKFKDADLMGIPYRVVTGRAIANGKVEVVQRASQEKQELEISQVVSTLKTWLEASLNGLE, from the coding sequence ATGCGACTGTCCCAAATGCTCCTCGTCACCCTGCGCGAAGACCCCGCCGAGGCAGAAATCCCCAGCCATAAACTCCTGTTGCGGGCCGGTTACATCCGACGAGTCGCCAGTGGCGTGTACGCTTACCTCCCCCTGATGTGGCGCGTCTTGCAGAAAGTGTCCGCCATTGTCCGCGAGGAAATGAACGCCACCGGGGCCCAGGAATGTCTGCTTCCCCAACTGCAACCCTCAGAATTGTGGCAAGAGTCCGGGCGCTGGGAGACCTACACGAAAGCCGAAGGGATTATGTTCGCCCTCACCGATCGCCAAGGCCGGGAAATGGGACTCGGGCCCACCCATGAAGAAGTGATTACGGCGATCGCCCGCGACTGTATCCAATCCTATCGCCAACTTCCCCTCCATCTCTATCAAATTCAAACCAAGTTCCGGGACGAAATTCGCCCCCGCTTCGGCTTGATGCGCGGCCGGGAGTTCATTATGAAGGATGGCTATTCCTTCCATACCGACGAGGACAGCCTCAAACAAACCTACGCCGATATGGATCAGGCCTATCGCAATATCATCCGCCGCTGTGGCTTAGCCTTCCAAGCCGTTGAAGCCGATTCTGGGGCCATTGGCGGGTCCGGTTCCCAAGAGTTTATGGTTCTGGCTGAGGCTGGGGAAGATGAAGTTCTCTATGTGGAGGACGGAAGTTACGCCGCCAACGTGGAAAAAGCCGTCTCTCTTCCCCCCGACGCTGAACCCTCTCCCTTCAGCAGCTACGAGAAACGAGACACCCCCGACACCGCCACCATCGCCTCAGTCTGTGAGTATCTCAACTGTTCGCCGACTCAGGTGGTGAAAAATGTTCTCTATCAGGCGGTCTATGATACAGGAATTACGGTTTTGGTCTTGGTGAGTATTCGCGGCGATCGCGATGTCAATGAGGTCAAACTGCAAAATGAACTGACTCGCCGTGCTGGGGATTATAAAGCCAACGCCCTGATTTCTCTGGAGGTTCCTGATGCCGAGGCGCAACAAAAATGGGCGGCAAAACCTCTGCCTCTTGGCTATATTGCCCCCGATTTAAATGATGATTGTATTCAATCCCAAAAACAGCTTCATCCTAAGTTTTTACGCTTAGGAGATACTACCGTTAAAGACTTGACAAATTTCGTCACAGGTGCTAACGAAACGGGCTATCACGTGGTGGGCGCTAATTGGGGGCAACAGTTTACCTGTCCTGCTTTGCTGGATTTGGACAAGGCCATGGCGGGCGATCGCAGTCTGAAAAACCCCCAGCTAACCCTACAAACGGCCCGAGGCATTGAAGTGGGGCATATCTTCCAATTGGGAACCAAGTACTCCCAAGCCCTGGGCGCGATGTTTACCGATGAAAATGGCAAAGGCAATCCTCTGGTGATGGGCTGTTATGGAATTGGCGTCTCTCGTTTAGCCCAATCGGCCGTGGAACAGTCCCATGATAAAGATGGCATTATTTGGAATCCGGCGATCGCCCCCTATCATGCCATTATTACCGTTCCTAATATCAACGTCGAAGAACAGATGCAGGTGGCCGAACAACTGTACGCAGAACTCAACGCCGCCGGAGTCGAAACTCTCCTCGACGATCGCAAGGAACGGGCTGGCGTGAAGTTCAAAGATGCCGATTTAATGGGGATTCCCTATCGTGTGGTCACCGGGCGGGCGATCGCCAACGGAAAGGTTGAAGTCGTCCAACGGGCCAGCCAGGAAAAACAAGAACTGGAGATTTCCCAAGTGGTTTCAACCCTCAAAACCTGGCTTGAGGCGAGTTTGAACGGGTTGGAGTAA